Within the Nitratireductor basaltis genome, the region ACCTGCGGAAGTCATCAGGGCCATTGGGAATAATGAGCCGCTGACGACGGATGGCCGTCTGGCGTTGGCTCGTGCCCATCTGGCGCTCGGCAATGGCGAGGCGGCGCGTGAGGCGATTGCACCCTATTGGCGGACGGCAAAGCTGGACGCGAAGGAAGAGGCTTCGATTATCGAGCAGTTCGGTCCGCTTCTCACGCGCGCGGATCATCGCCACCGCATGGAGCGCATGCTGCTTACCGACAGGGTCCGCTCGGCCATGCGTGTAGCCGAAATTGCAGATGCCAAGCCGCTGGCGGATGCCTGGGCAGCTGCAATACGCAAGGAGCCGAATGCGTTGGCGCTTCTTGATGCGGTTCCGACGTCACTGCGCTCGCCGGGCTACTATTACGCAAAGGCGCGCTATCTGCGTCGCAAGGGAAACTATCTTGGAGCCGCAGAGGCGATCCTGGCCGCTCCGACAGCGCCCGACGGCTATGCTGATCCCCGGCAGTGGTGGCAGGAGCGCCGCGTGCTCTCACGCGAACTTCTCGACATCGAAGAATATGAACTGGCCTACAAGGTCGCTGCCGCACAGCGCGTCGGAGACGCATCCACCATCGCAGATGCGGCTTTTCATGCCGGCTGGTATGCATTGCGTTTCCTGAACAGCCCGCATGAAGCGGCGCTGCACTTCCAGAAAATTGCAGCCGTGGCGGATGGGCCGATTTCCAATGCGCGGGCCTTTTACTGGCTCGGACGGGCCGCGGAAGCAGCCGGCAATGGCGAAGACAATGCGCATTACGAGACTGCAGCGCGCTATGACACCGCTTTCTACGGTCAGTTGGCCGCAGCGAAGCTCGGGCGCGACAGCATCAATGCGAAGCCGCCGGCCACGACAATACCGGACCGGAAGGTCTTCTTCACGCGTGAGCCGGTGCGCGCGCTGCGCCGCCTCGAGGAAGTCGGCCAGACATGGCGGGCGGATATCATCTACCGTGATCTCGCCGAAGAACTGGAAAGCGTGGAGGAACTCACGCTGCTCGCCGAGCTGGCTGAGACGCGTGGCGACCATTATCTGGCGCTCAGGATCGGCAAGAGCGCTGCATCGCGCGGCCTTGACATAGGTGCTCTGGCTCACCCCACCGGCGCTATACCGGCAGATGCGAGCGTGTCGGGCGCCGGCAAGGCGCTGGCCTATGCGATCGGGCGCCAGGAAAGCGAGTTTCGCACGGGCGTTGTCTCACATGCCGGCGCGCGCGGCATTCTGCAATTGTTGCCCGGTACCGCGCGCGAGATGGCGCGCATCGCAGGCGTTGCCTACTCCACGTCACGCCTGACCGATGATGCAGCCTATAACGCATCGCTTGGTGCCGCCTATCTCAGCCAGCAGCTCGAACGCTTTGACGGCTCCTATATTCTCACCTTTGTTGGCTACAATGCGGGTCCTTCCCGCTCTCTTCAGTGGATCGAACGCTTTGGCGATCCACGCGGCAAGCCGGTCGAAGAAGTCGTGGACTGGATGGAGCGCATTCCCTTCACGGAAACGCGGAACTATGTGCAGCGCGTCTTCGAAAACTACCAGGTCTACAAGATGCGGCTGACTGGGGAGTTCGAGGTGGAGAAGGATCTCGTCGAGGGGCGGCGGGACTGAAACCGCGGGAGCAGGTGAATGCTCCAGCTTGCCCGGGCTTGCGCACCTGCAACTGTTTGCAAGGCTCCCTCACCGCGTACAAGCGATAGCGGCAACACGCGCCAACTCTTCCAATTGTCAAACAAAAAGAAAACCCGGCAGCGATGCTGCCGGGTTCCCTTATCCGTACTTCTAACCGAAATTAGAAGGAGCGGGTGAAGCGAGCGAAACCGCTCCAGTTGTTGTCGTCACCGAAGTTGTCGCCGTCACGGTAGTTAACAGCGAGCTTGGCGTCGAAGTTTTCGACGATCTCGTAGTCGAGAACTGCGCCGAGAGCGTAGTCGTCAAGATCGGTGCCGTGCTCGTTGACGAAGTACTGACCACCGAAGCCGATGGACATCTTCGGCGTAGCAGCGAACTTCACGTAACCGCCTGCGGACCACTCGTAGCCACCATTTCCGCCATTGCTAACGGAGTAGAAGCTGTTGCCGGACTCATAGGTACCGAGCAGTTCGAGAGTGATTGCGGACGTCGCGTTGATCGAAGCGATACCCTTTGCAGCCCACTCTTCAGCCGTTGCGTCGTATGCGCCCCAAGCCGTGACAGAGCCCCAGCCCTGAGCAACGCCCAGGCTACCAACTACGTTCGGCGTGTAGTCGAGATTGTAGTCAGCTTCTTCGAGAGCGACCGAGACGAAAACGCCGTTGGCTGCGTCGAAGGTGTAACGGATGAAGTGAACGCGATCACCGCCACCGGAGTCGAACTCGCCGGAAAGGCCAGCATCATAAAGCGTGTCGGACACACCCATGGAGAGGCCGCCGAGCGAGATGATTGCCTGCTGCAGCTGAACGTAGTTGTCTACGTCGTTGTTAACGAGCTCGTCATCAACAACTACGTAGCCTTCGTTGCTGGTGAAACCGCTCTGGGTCTGAGCGCGCAGCTCGATGAAGCCGCCGAGCGTGCCGTATTCGGTCTCGGAGCGAGCGTCGACGGTGAGCGTACCGCGAGCCATCTTCTTCCAGCCGTCGTCGCCTTCGGCCCAGCTGATTTCGTAGCGAGCATAGCCGCCGATCTTCAGGCAGGTCTCGGTGCCCGGGATGTAGAAGAAGCCAGCGCCGTAAACGTCACAGACGCGGACATATTCCATCGGCTCCGGCTGTGGGATGACGATGGCGTCGGCCGCCTGAGCGCCCGAAACAGCAGCCGTAGCAGCTGCGGAGCCGATAAGAAGGCTCTTGATGTTCATTTTCTGACCTCCAGTCAAAGTTCTTAAAAAAGGGTCTGGGCTTTTGCTGAAGGACAGCGTTCCCTGCCCCATCCCCAATGCACGAAAAAGCAGCTCTGCGCTCCTTCTTCGAAAGCGACATTACTCATGCCGGTCTGCCGATCAACTGCGATTGCCACCTTCACGCCACATCTGAGGCGCTATCAAAGATCGCTGTTGCACAAATGACACGATAAGCAGTGCCTTAGTAAGGAATTGTTAGGTTTTGGAAGTGTTTTCGGCCGCTTCGAATGTGGCAGGAGCGACTGATCCGGACCTGTTCAGGGCCGATCAGCGAGCATTTCCCGCGGAATTAGGAGAGGAATCACAGAAGCTGATTCCCGGAGCGATTCCCCAGGCAGACCTGATCGAACGGCGATTGGCCGCGCCTTGTTTCACGAATGCCAGCTCGCCGGATGACGCGCCCATAAAGGATAATGTGCAGGAAACGCATTTTGGCATGTTGATTGTCGCGTCGCTTTTCTTTATCCAGCGCTTGCGCCGGAGAGGTGGCCGAGTGGTCGAAGGCGCTCCCCTGCTAAGGGAGTAGACGGGCAACCGTCTCGAGGGTTCGAATCCCTTCCTCTCCGCCACGCGCAAGCTGACTGCTTCCCCACTTTCCCATTTCACCCGCCCGCCTCCCTGGCGCGCTGGCTTATATCTCGCACAGACTTTGCGCATAACTATCTGTTCCCACTGCATTTTCTCCGAACGATCCGGCTCCGAATGGTCTGAAACCGAATAATTCAGACTGGAGGTCAGAAAATGAAGTTTAAGAGCCTTCTCCTCGGCTCCGCTGTTGCAGTTGTCGCCGTATCCGGCGCGCAGGCTGCCGATGCGCCGGTGGTCATTTATCCCGAGCCTGTTGCTGAACCCATGGAATATGTTCGCGTTTGCGACGTCTATGGCGCAGGCTTCTTCTATATCCCCGGCACCGAAACCTGCCTGAAGATCGGCGGCTATGTCCGTTACCAGATCGACTGGGCAGACAATGATGACGGCTGGAAGAAGCTGGCACGCGGCTCCATCACGCTGGATGCACGCACCGAGACGGAATATGGCACGCTCGGCGGCTTCATCGAGGTTCGTGGTGATGCCTATTCCGGTTATCAGGGCATCAACCTGGAAGATCCGGCTTATGACCCGATCGACAGCGCCGTCGCTTCGGTATTCCGCGGCGTCTATCTCCAGCAGGCAATCATCTCGCTTGGCGGCCTTTCCATGGGTCTGTCCGACACGCTTTATGATGCGGGCCTTTCCGGCGAGTTCGATTCCGGTGGTGGCGATCTCGTTCACTTCATGCGCTACACCTATGATGCGGCCAATGGCATGTATGC harbors:
- a CDS encoding lytic transglycosylase domain-containing protein, with the protein product MMHIRSSALALALATAPLAIGTAAFGGQLSLPQEAPLPVPRPDVSATATAVVAGLASIPAQLPAKMKHAELRDALEALRKGDTGATLAVRDSLDPVSLNARILTWAVAMSGEWSVSANELEDAAEVLAGWPGMQRLKRNLERARLREADGPAEVIRAIGNNEPLTTDGRLALARAHLALGNGEAAREAIAPYWRTAKLDAKEEASIIEQFGPLLTRADHRHRMERMLLTDRVRSAMRVAEIADAKPLADAWAAAIRKEPNALALLDAVPTSLRSPGYYYAKARYLRRKGNYLGAAEAILAAPTAPDGYADPRQWWQERRVLSRELLDIEEYELAYKVAAAQRVGDASTIADAAFHAGWYALRFLNSPHEAALHFQKIAAVADGPISNARAFYWLGRAAEAAGNGEDNAHYETAARYDTAFYGQLAAAKLGRDSINAKPPATTIPDRKVFFTREPVRALRRLEEVGQTWRADIIYRDLAEELESVEELTLLAELAETRGDHYLALRIGKSAASRGLDIGALAHPTGAIPADASVSGAGKALAYAIGRQESEFRTGVVSHAGARGILQLLPGTAREMARIAGVAYSTSRLTDDAAYNASLGAAYLSQQLERFDGSYILTFVGYNAGPSRSLQWIERFGDPRGKPVEEVVDWMERIPFTETRNYVQRVFENYQVYKMRLTGEFEVEKDLVEGRRD
- a CDS encoding porin; protein product: MKFKSLLLGSAVAVVAVSGAQAADAPVVIYPEPVAEPMEYVRVCDVYGAGFFYIPGTETCLKIGGYVRYQIDWADNDDGWKKLARGSITLDARTETEYGTLGGFIEVRGDAYSGYQGINLEDPAYDPIDSAVASVFRGVYLQQAIISLGGLSMGLSDTLYDAGLSGEFDSGGGDLVHFMRYTYDAANGMYASLALEEADYDYDYTPNVVANVGLAQGWGTLNLWGAYDATAEEFGVKAIATMRAMDAISLELMGTYESGQNFYSVSHDGSSGGYEYSAGAYAKYDFSPRASFGLGGQYFMSNHLTGADDYAVGAVLDYAIVKDFNTKIAVNYFDGDSVDEGYLKGFVRFQRNF
- a CDS encoding porin, whose product is MNIKSLLIGSAAATAAVSGAQAADAIVIPQPEPMEYVRVCDVYGAGFFYIPGTETCLKIGGYARYEISWAEGDDGWKKMARGTLTVDARSETEYGTLGGFIELRAQTQSGFTSNEGYVVVDDELVNNDVDNYVQLQQAIISLGGLSMGVSDTLYDAGLSGEFDSGGGDRVHFIRYTFDAANGVFVSVALEEADYNLDYTPNVVGSLGVAQGWGSVTAWGAYDATAEEWAAKGIASINATSAITLELLGTYESGNSFYSVSNGGNGGYEWSAGGYVKFAATPKMSIGFGGQYFVNEHGTDLDDYALGAVLDYEIVENFDAKLAVNYRDGDNFGDDNNWSGFARFTRSF